TGAACCTTACTGTCATATTTGGAGACCATATATTCCGAGGCCTTGAATGGATCATTGCTGAGAATCCTGAAATCGTCCGAAGGAATTTCGAAGAAAGTTTTTTCCTCCGTGTTCAGGAATCGGTGTATGTTTCTTTTTTTGTCCGCGATGACGACTATGGGTTTGCCGTCTTCGACCAGGTCCATCCGGTAGCTTTGATTCAACAGATAAAATTTTCCGGTTTCCGTTTTATCCTTTTTTGTCATGACCAGGTCTGCTGTAAATGAAGCCGCCAGGGCCGGCAAAGATGAAAAAAGGATAACCAATAAATAAACGAATGAGCATTTTTTCAATTGATGGCCTCCATTCTTCCCCTCGCTCCCATGCTCCGCGTGGGAGCGTCATTTGTTTTTACCTGATCAGATGGGGTTCCCACGCCGGAGAGAGGGAACCAGACCGTTTCGATCAGAGGATTTGCGCTTGCCTCCGCTTCTTTAATTTGGCTCTCACACATAGAACGCCTACGATGAAAAAAACGATCCCGGCCAATAAAAGAATAATCGAGCGCCAGGTGGTGCCGGACTCGAGGACGCCGTATTGCGGGATTGTAGTAGACCGCCACCGATTTACCGACCGGATATTTATTCACAATTTTTTGAGCCCACTTCATGCTGCCTCCGGACTCGCCCACGCCAAATGCGATCCGAGTGCTGGAATATTTTCTCCCTTCGGCCTGATAGTGATAGCCCACTTTTGGATAATAGGTTGTCTTGGTGCGATGGTTTGAATCTCTGGTCGTCCGTTTGCTAACACTGGATGAGCTGATGGTTCCCTGGGCGGTGGGCCAGCTGCCGCTCTCCCGGGAGCCCTTGATTTCGAGGCCGCCCCAAGCCATCATAACAACGCCAGCCACGAACATCCCCAAAATCAGAAAAAGCATCCCCCGGTCGGCCTTTCCACTGACGCCGGATAAATGGATAAACCTGCTTTTGGACTTATTTGTCTGAAGGGCTTTGGGGCTGTTCATTCTCATTCCACCCTTTCTTTGTTGCTTGAATTTAAATAACTATCGTTCTTTTCCCGACGCTGTGGTTTATTGGTTTGTGGGAAAGGCTGCGGTAATGGTCTCGCTCTTTTCTGCGCTTATCGTAACCGCCTCGAATTCGAGAACCTGATTCGTGTCTTCGATGTTGATGATTCGCACCGTATACGCCCCCTCCGGCAAGGTAACGACACGGGTGCCTTGTTTGGGCCAGTTGCTCCAAATCTTGATCACCTCTTTGCCGGCCGCGTCCAAGATTTTGATCGGAGTTGCAAAGGGTTTCCCATCGAGGGTTACGACAACGGTCAGTTCGCCGGCTGAAAATTCAACAGTTTTTTCGACCGTGCCGCCTGGCGTCACCTCCACGTCTTCCAGAAAAACGCGTGGTTTGCCGGCAATTTCATGGGCTCTCACTTCGATGCGATAGACGCCTGGAAGCATTCGTCTTTTGAGATCGCCGGTGGTATGGTTGGTCATCATGTTGAAAAAGTGCTTTTTTTCTCCTTGGCGATAAAAAAAGACATTGCACTCAAAAGGCTTGCCGTTGAGAAAGGATGCAAGCTCGATGGTGCCGTCCGAAAAGTCCGCTTTACGTTCCACCGTCTCGCCGGCGACGATGACAATATCTTTAAAATGCACCGCCGAGGCCTGGCCGCCACTGACACCCGTGTTGTTGAGTTCGGCTTGGTACGTACCGGGAGCCAGCCGGATCTCCACCGTTCCGGTTTCCCCGGATGTACTGGCCGGCGACCATCTTTTACCGCTTTCCTGGTGGATCAGGGTGACAAGTGTAAAAAACGGTTTCCCGTTTTTTTCCGCGGAAAAATTGAGAATTCCATAGGGCGGGGTGGACTTTTCCACGACCTCCCGGGCGGCGGCCAGAAACTCTCCGGCATTGCCGGCGGTATAGTAGTTCCCGCCCCCGGCCGTGGCCATGCATTCCAACTGCTCCCGCTCCTCTTCGGTGACGTCGAACCCGATGACGTGCATGACGAATTTTATTCCGGAGGCTTTGAGGTCTTTCACCAGTCCGCAGGGATCCGGATCGCAGGTCTCCTTGCCGTCGGAGACGAGAATAATGGTGGTCTCGTCCTCCAGGTTTTTGAGTCGTTCGGCCGTCAGGCGCACCGACCGGCTGATGGGAGTTTTCCCCTTGGGGTTCAGGGCCTGGATCTTGGCGATCATCTTCTCTTTGTCCAGCCGTCCCAGGGGAATCAGTTCCTCGACATCGTCGCAGTCGCCCTTGCGCCGGTGCCCGTAGGCCACCAGGCCGACCATGGCATCGTCCGGCAGTTCCTGCACCAGACCGGTGAGGACTTCCTTGGCGATGGCGATCTTGGCCGTGCCCTCCACCTGGCCCCACATGGACCCCGAGGCGTCCAGAATGAACACGATGTTGCCGGTGGCGGCCGGTGTGTTATGGCTGGATTGTGCGGCATGGGTGGAGAAAGGAAGCATCGACAAAAACAAAAGAAAAAAAAGGACATTCCAAACGGATTTCAACCCACGGCTCATCATTTCACGGTCTCCTTGTCTTTGACAATCTCGTAAAAAGCTTTTCCAGGCAGATCTTGGTCACACACCCGGAAAAAGGAAGCGTGGATACGTGGGAGCAACTTCCAGCCAAGATTCGTCCAAGAATCATCGCGGTGAGGACGCCGCTCCAAAAAAACCGCTACCGAACAGACGCCACTTCCTTAGAAGTCGAACATCTCATGGCACATTATTTATTGGCTTGTAGGAAAGGCCGCGGTAATGGTCTCGCTCTTTCCTGCGCTTATCGTAATCGCCTCGAATTCGAGAACCTGTTTCCCGCTGGTGACCTTCACGGTATACACCCCCTCCGGTAATTTGACGACGCGGGTGCCGTTTTTGGGCCAGTTGCTCCAGTTCTTGAACACCTCTTTGCCGGCCGCGTCCTTGATATTAATCGGGGTCGCAATGGGTTTCCCATCGAGGGTCACGACGATAGTCAACTCGCCGGCCAGAAATTCGACGGTTTTTTCAACGGAACCGCCTGCCGGGATTTCCACGTCTTCCATGACAACTTTGGGTGCACCGGTTATTCCGCTGCCCCACACCTCGAAACGATAGATGCCGGGTACCAACCGCCGGTTCAACTTCCCCGTGGAAGGATTGGTATTTTCGTTGTGGAAGTGCTTTTTCTCACCCTGGTGATAATAGAAAACGTTCCCACCGAAAGGCTTACCGTTGAGCAAGGTGGTGATAAAAATGGTGCCATCCGAAAAATCAGCCGTGCGTTCCTCCGTCTCGCCAGCCACGATGACAATGTCTTTAAATTGCATCGTAGGGGTCTGGCCGCCGCTGACGCCGCTGTCCTTGAGTTCGGCTTGATACATGCCGGGAGCCAGCCGAAGTTCCACCGTTCCGGTTTCCCCGGATGTGCTGCCCGGCGACCATTTTTTGCCGCTTTCCTGGTCGGTGAGGGTGACAAAGGTATGAAATGGTTTGCCGTTCTTGGTCGCGGAGACCTTGAAAATCCCATATGGCGGGGTAGACTTTTCCACGACCTCCCGGGCCGCGGCCAGAAATTCTCCGGCATTGCCGGCGGTATAGTAGTTCCCGCCCCCGGCATTGGCCATGCATTCCAACTGCTCCCGCTCCTCCTCGGTGACGTCGAACCCGATGACGTGCATGACGAATTTGATTCCGGAGGCTTTGAGGTCTTTCACCAGCCCGCAAGGATCCGGGTCGCAGGTCTCCTTGCCGTCGGAAACGAGGATAATGGTGGTCTCGTCCTCCAGGCCTTTGAGGCGGTCGGCCGTCAGGCGCACCGACCGGCTGATGGGGGTTTTGCCCTTGGGGCTCAATGCCTGGATCTTGGCGATCATCTTCTCTTTATCCAGCCGGCCCAAAGGGATCAATTCCTCTACATCGTCACAGTCGCCCTTGCGCCGGTGCCCGTAGGCCACCAGGCCGACCGTGGCATCGTCCGGCAATTCCTGCACCAGACCAGTGAGGACTTCCTTGGCAATGGCGATTTTGGCCGTGCCCTCCACCTGGCCCCACATGGACCCCGAAGCGTCCAGGATGAACACGATGTTGCCGGAAGCGGCCGGTGGCGTTTTCTCCTTTTGTGTTTGCCTGGCAGGGCTTTTCGCACCCTTGGCTCCCGGACCGGCTTTGGCGTATCCGGCCGGAATGCTGAAAAGCGCGTCATCCTGGGGACCTTCTTCGATGTTCCTCAACGCCATGGTCGCGTTGCCGTTGGTCGCGTAGGACACCGTCTTGACGGCGAAGGCCAGGTCTTGGGACGTCCACACCCGGTAGGCGACAGCCTCTTTGCCGGCGTCGCGGTACTCGACGACATCGCAGGCATAGCCTTCCACTGTCTCCGTTCCCCCCGGTGTACCGGTCATATTTTTGCGCATGTATTCCCATCCCACGATGGGATTCATCACCATGGTTTTAATCGGATTGGTCTCCTCGACATACTGACGCATCTCGTCCATGATTCCCCGGGTAACGCCGGTTTCCCGATTGTAGATGGTGGGAAAGGACGGAACCCTCATGGGGCCTGCGGTCTTTTGGAGCCGCATCAGATCGTCCTTGACCTTCAGGTCGTAAACAAAATTTCCCTGGGGGGAGGCAATGGTCAGTTCGGCGCTGAATTGCGCCGCATGGGAGGAGAAAAGAGGAGTTGCTAAAACCAACAGAAAAAAGACGACATTCCAGACAGCTTTCAACCCACGGCTCATCATTTCACGGTCTCCTTAAATTTTGGTGTTGCCCTTGCCGCAATGTAAAACGTGGAGCGAAGCGCACGTTTAATTTCAAATCCTTTCCTTTATGGGTGAAACGATTCAAACCAATCAACCGAACTATTTTTGTAACACATTAGCAGTCACAGATAGGTCACGGATAATTTGTCGATCGCCATCGAGTGTGCTATGGAAAAGAGCATCTCCTGCGATTCCGAATCCTCCTTAGAAAAGTGGTGCTGTGCCAATGAATCGTAATGTCGTTGCCGCATGCAAGATCACCGCGCCTGAACTCCCCGATATCATAACCCGTCCCCGATTGTTCCGGCATCTGGATAACGCCGCGTCCCACACCGTTGTCTGGCTCTCTGCCATGGCAGGGTCAGGCAAAACCACCTGTGCCGTGAATTACCTTTCCGAAACCCGGCAGCCGCACGTCTGGTATCAGCTGGATGCAAGCGACAGCGACCCCGCGGCGTTTTTCCAGAATCTGAGCTGGGCCGCCGCCAATCATCTGGGGCAGAACCCCAAAAAACTGCCGCTGTTTACGCCGGAAAACAATCCCGGCGGGGAAGCCTTTGCCCAGCTTTTTTTTGAAATGCTTACCGATGAACTACAAAAGCCGATCTGGCTTGTTTTCGACGATTATCAGGAACTCGCGCAGCAATCGACGCTTCACCGTCTGCTCGCAAAAGGATTTGCCGCCGTTCATCCCCGGGTTCGTATTCTGGTGATCAGCCGCAACGATCCGCCCCCGGAAATGGCCGGATTGAGGGCCAGGCGACGATTGGGAATCATTCATGCGGACGAACTGCGCTTCAATCGCTCGGAAACAGAGCAGTTTCTGGCCGTTCTCGCGGGGCAGCAGACGGATGATCGGACCCTGGACGCAGTGTACAACCAGACTCAAGGGTGGGCCGCCGGAATTGTTCTTTTATCCGGCAATTTAAAGAATAAAACCATCGACAGCGTCAACGCAACAACAATTTTGCCCATATGCTTATTCAACTACTTCGCCGTTGAACTGTTCAACCGTCAAACGGCCGATATCCGGCACGTGCTGCTGAAAACCGCCCATTTGCCCCAGATGACGGCTGCAGATGCCGCCGAACTCGCCCAAGCACCCCATATCGAGAGAATCCTGGAGCACCTGATGCGCAGGCATCTTTTCATCCAGCGCACCGAGGCGGAAAAGCCGGTTTATCGCTACCATATGCTCTGGCGCCGGTTCTTGATCGATCAGAATCCGGCCCATTTCAGCCAGCAAGAGATTGTCCGGCTGCAAAAAAAGGCCGCCGATATCCTGGCTGCCAATGGACAACTGGAGGATGCGGCCCAGCTGCTGTCGCAGGCGGGCGACGAGCAGGCCTTGACCGCATTCATCCTCCGACATGCCGGTGACCTTGTCCGCGGCGGCTGCCACGAAACGCTGTCCGAATGGCTGAGCCGCCTGCCGGCCGCGGCAATCCGTCGCAATCCCTGGCTTTGCTACTGGTGGGGAATCTGCCGGCAGCATTCCCAACCGGCAGAGGCCCAGAAAAAACTGGGCCGGGCCATCGATCTTTTCAAAAAAGAGGGGAGCCCTGAAGGAGGCCTGCTGGCCTGGTCCGGTCTGGTGGACAGCATCGTCTACGAATGGCATTTCTTTGCCCGGCTGGATCGCTGGCTGCGCTGGTATGACCGCAACTTCAAGAACCGCCCACAACGACTTTCCGATGCCGGGGTAACCGCCCGGGTAATGGTCAGCCGGGCCGTCGCCATGCTGATCCGTCGGCCGCAGGACACAACCACGCTGTCCGCCGTCGATCAGGCCGTCCGATTATCCCGCCAGACCAAGGAGATCGATCTGGTCCTGCGGGCCACGGTGTGGGCGGTCACCTACTATGCCTGGCTGGGCAAGTTCGATGACGCCATGGTGGCCTTAAAGGAATTCAAGCAGGTGGCCAACGACCATGCCGACCGGCTGCCGTCGCTCACCCTGCACTGGAAATGGCTGGAACTGGGCATCCGCATCACCACCCTGGATCGGCTCGATCAAGCGCCGCGGGAAATCCAGCAGGCGATTGAAAGCGCCGACCGCAGCGGCCTCTTCTTCACGGCCCAGACCCTTGTTTTCCTCAAGGCCGCCGTGGGCATGACAAAAGGCGACAAACGCCTGGCCCAGGAGGGCATCGATCAGCTGGCGTCCCTGCTGGACGAATCGCATTACCACGGCCACTCGGTCTACCATCATTTTTCCGGCCTGTTCCAACTGCTTTGGGGAGACGCCAGAAAGGCCCTGGCCCACGCCAGAAAGGCCACCGAGATTGCCGATGAAACGGGCCACCGCCTGGCCGCCCTGGTATGCCGGATTCAACTGGCCTTCTGTCTGTTCGAAAACAAGGACGAAAAAAAGGCCTGGCGGGAAATTTCCATTGCCTGGAATGGGTCCCGCAAAACCGGCAGCGACATTTTTTGCTTCATGGTGCTGCTGGTCAAAGCCTATTTCGCCG
This window of the uncultured Desulfosarcina sp. genome carries:
- a CDS encoding DUF3592 domain-containing protein, with amino-acid sequence MNSPKALQTNKSKSRFIHLSGVSGKADRGMLFLILGMFVAGVVMMAWGGLEIKGSRESGSWPTAQGTISSSSVSKRTTRDSNHRTKTTYYPKVGYHYQAEGRKYSSTRIAFGVGESGGSMKWAQKIVNKYPVGKSVAVYYNPAIRRPRVRHHLALDYSFIGRDRFFHRRRSMCESQIKEAEASANPLIETVWFPLSGVGTPSDQVKTNDAPTRSMGARGRMEAIN
- a CDS encoding VWA domain-containing protein, translated to MMSRGLKSVWNVLFFLLFLSMLPFSTHAAQSSHNTPAATGNIVFILDASGSMWGQVEGTAKIAIAKEVLTGLVQELPDDAMVGLVAYGHRRKGDCDDVEELIPLGRLDKEKMIAKIQALNPKGKTPISRSVRLTAERLKNLEDETTIILVSDGKETCDPDPCGLVKDLKASGIKFVMHVIGFDVTEEEREQLECMATAGGGNYYTAGNAGEFLAAAREVVEKSTPPYGILNFSAEKNGKPFFTLVTLIHQESGKRWSPASTSGETGTVEIRLAPGTYQAELNNTGVSGGQASAVHFKDIVIVAGETVERKADFSDGTIELASFLNGKPFECNVFFYRQGEKKHFFNMMTNHTTGDLKRRMLPGVYRIEVRAHEIAGKPRVFLEDVEVTPGGTVEKTVEFSAGELTVVVTLDGKPFATPIKILDAAGKEVIKIWSNWPKQGTRVVTLPEGAYTVRIINIEDTNQVLEFEAVTISAEKSETITAAFPTNQ
- a CDS encoding VWA domain-containing protein; its protein translation is MMSRGLKAVWNVVFFLLVLATPLFSSHAAQFSAELTIASPQGNFVYDLKVKDDLMRLQKTAGPMRVPSFPTIYNRETGVTRGIMDEMRQYVEETNPIKTMVMNPIVGWEYMRKNMTGTPGGTETVEGYACDVVEYRDAGKEAVAYRVWTSQDLAFAVKTVSYATNGNATMALRNIEEGPQDDALFSIPAGYAKAGPGAKGAKSPARQTQKEKTPPAASGNIVFILDASGSMWGQVEGTAKIAIAKEVLTGLVQELPDDATVGLVAYGHRRKGDCDDVEELIPLGRLDKEKMIAKIQALSPKGKTPISRSVRLTADRLKGLEDETTIILVSDGKETCDPDPCGLVKDLKASGIKFVMHVIGFDVTEEEREQLECMANAGGGNYYTAGNAGEFLAAAREVVEKSTPPYGIFKVSATKNGKPFHTFVTLTDQESGKKWSPGSTSGETGTVELRLAPGMYQAELKDSGVSGGQTPTMQFKDIVIVAGETEERTADFSDGTIFITTLLNGKPFGGNVFYYHQGEKKHFHNENTNPSTGKLNRRLVPGIYRFEVWGSGITGAPKVVMEDVEIPAGGSVEKTVEFLAGELTIVVTLDGKPIATPINIKDAAGKEVFKNWSNWPKNGTRVVKLPEGVYTVKVTSGKQVLEFEAITISAGKSETITAAFPTSQ
- a CDS encoding BTAD domain-containing putative transcriptional regulator; its protein translation is MNRNVVAACKITAPELPDIITRPRLFRHLDNAASHTVVWLSAMAGSGKTTCAVNYLSETRQPHVWYQLDASDSDPAAFFQNLSWAAANHLGQNPKKLPLFTPENNPGGEAFAQLFFEMLTDELQKPIWLVFDDYQELAQQSTLHRLLAKGFAAVHPRVRILVISRNDPPPEMAGLRARRRLGIIHADELRFNRSETEQFLAVLAGQQTDDRTLDAVYNQTQGWAAGIVLLSGNLKNKTIDSVNATTILPICLFNYFAVELFNRQTADIRHVLLKTAHLPQMTAADAAELAQAPHIERILEHLMRRHLFIQRTEAEKPVYRYHMLWRRFLIDQNPAHFSQQEIVRLQKKAADILAANGQLEDAAQLLSQAGDEQALTAFILRHAGDLVRGGCHETLSEWLSRLPAAAIRRNPWLCYWWGICRQHSQPAEAQKKLGRAIDLFKKEGSPEGGLLAWSGLVDSIVYEWHFFARLDRWLRWYDRNFKNRPQRLSDAGVTARVMVSRAVAMLIRRPQDTTTLSAVDQAVRLSRQTKEIDLVLRATVWAVTYYAWLGKFDDAMVALKEFKQVANDHADRLPSLTLHWKWLELGIRITTLDRLDQAPREIQQAIESADRSGLFFTAQTLVFLKAAVGMTKGDKRLAQEGIDQLASLLDESHYHGHSVYHHFSGLFQLLWGDARKALAHARKATEIADETGHRLAALVCRIQLAFCLFENKDEKKAWREISIAWNGSRKTGSDIFCFMVLLVKAYFADRSQSPAALRYLRQGLKIGRRNHYVNMVWWGLPRLWQWTAAAALQADIETDYVKELILLHRIAAPAPSCDNEQWPWPFRVRTLGGFRIERHGQPLVFSGKAPQKPLALFKHILACAPDADPVETAIDDLWPRADRESGSSALSTTLNRLRRLLGNPAAIELTSGRLSLSDTHWWIDAIAFEKIFSAASRAHRDGDLKTALIHYSKGLSLYEGEFLSVEKSEPPWLATRREELKKKMVDLLMDYGRCLESLNKPKQALAIYQKGISLDRFEENFYQRLMACCHRLGRYARAIRHYQTCCRMLEEDLGVPPSDETRQLYRNVLDAANSEALL